One Proteinivorax tanatarense DNA segment encodes these proteins:
- a CDS encoding response regulator transcription factor, whose amino-acid sequence MNKKILVVEDENSILELIRFNLSKEGYNISTALDGEEAVTKISKDKPDLIVLDLMLPKLDGIEVCKRIRENHGYNVYIIMLTAKGEEIDKIVGLEVGADDYMTKPFSPKELSVRIKAAFRRLDYKMSNSNYLVNGDFEIDKEQYSCRYKGKRLSLTPKQFTLLTYLVENEEKVCSREELLSKVWGYDYLGDSRTVDVHVRQIRQVLLKETDGEEPIPIKTLRGVGYSYKRSK is encoded by the coding sequence ATGAATAAAAAAATTTTAGTAGTAGAAGATGAAAACTCTATTTTAGAGTTAATTAGATTTAATTTATCAAAAGAAGGTTATAATATTTCAACAGCTTTGGATGGAGAAGAAGCTGTCACTAAAATTTCAAAGGATAAGCCAGACTTAATAGTGCTGGATTTAATGTTACCAAAGCTGGATGGGATTGAGGTTTGTAAACGCATAAGAGAAAATCATGGTTATAATGTCTATATAATTATGTTAACCGCAAAAGGAGAGGAAATAGATAAGATAGTTGGCTTAGAGGTTGGAGCAGATGATTACATGACTAAACCTTTTAGTCCAAAAGAGTTAAGTGTCAGGATTAAAGCAGCTTTTAGAAGGCTGGATTATAAAATGTCTAATAGCAATTATCTAGTAAATGGTGACTTTGAAATAGATAAAGAACAATATAGTTGCAGGTATAAAGGAAAACGTCTTTCTCTAACGCCAAAACAGTTTACCTTACTTACATATTTAGTGGAAAATGAGGAGAAGGTTTGTAGTCGCGAGGAGTTATTAAGTAAGGTGTGGGGTTATGATTATCTAGGAGATAGCCGAACAGTAGATGTACACGTACGACAAATAAGACAGGTTCTGTTAAAGGAAACTGATGGAGAAGAACCTATACCTATAAAAACTTTAAGAGGTGTTGGGTATAGTTATAAAAGGAGCAAATAA